The following coding sequences are from one Panicum hallii strain FIL2 chromosome 5, PHallii_v3.1, whole genome shotgun sequence window:
- the LOC112892044 gene encoding uncharacterized protein LOC112892044, with amino-acid sequence MHQDSFRSVVCRSLSKSLPPRSKDGSYPETVQCDLPCVVTLQPSVCRNYQGRERSTSRSYREERSMSFHGDCLMAPSLSKHFAEDLLRGAMDLQESLVMLEKFQTASQSMRLSNKKRRPETGEKSPEIDTIIREVLLRPSNAKQALPRTANNGLHVQLNNSTDELKNVVKDSFCRKNLLSVSTNNDQASLSQSARYLPNNYLMSNTSQQKKVSPRSFPSCAAVQPDKSKAPSLVAKLMGLDGLPSQKDNSKMKDEKIKTVSSPRARFDIEMPKSQRLQTQLFGEESGSDAEMPRSEKLAPEHHNVRMYYTNSQKGIAPSYNTVVPNEIRPMKSSHRERNIEQARPKSPKEVKIAAPTSRKQQIKETTEVNRRTREKQKSNSTSRNRGGREDAKAKTVAASRNAKVVKNSDKKSVSSSSRSCDLVKPVLQRTHNNSRAKTVSRRNVKSSIIDELVAYEIQREIFHVLDQIDGPSTEHSATPSNESYPNADWEAESSVDDIQKDFWESNEVLLSTRDAERISSTDGDATHPSSTDITPIMEAEIKDEIILLLLSDKSFLSRAGKLIGIDVYEHPSNQHDGISEVEMKTHRIYLDTAVEQLERKHQQQNSLCCTGFQGQKCRATAYFSLEELLREISNGITKLNSYSDRDDAGGTKDCLDMKLERDLRFSDESINGVWDMGWQNFICTEETECFIRDAGEDILSLLIEEVALDMCIH; translated from the exons ATGCATCAAGACAGTTTCAGATCAGTGGTTTGCAGATCCCTTTCGAAGAGCCTTCCCCCCAGAAGCAAAGATGGCAGCTATCCTGAAACAGTCCAATGCGATCTCCCTTGTGTTGTTACACTGCAACCTTCGGTTTGTCGAAACTACCAAGGCCGGGAACGGAGCACATCGCGAAGCTACCGGGAGGAAAGATCCATGTCATTCCATGGGGACTGTCTTATGGCGCCTTCACTATCCAAGCATTTTGCCGAAGACCTCCTAAGAGGCGCCATGGATCTCCAGGAGTCCCTTGTGATGCTTGAGAAATTCCAAACTGCATCACAGAGCATGAGATTATCCAACAAGAAGAGAAGACCAGAAACTGGTGAAAAATCTCCAGAAATAGATACCATAATCCGTGAAGTCCTCCTGAGACCGTCAAATGCTAAGCAGGCACTACCAAGAACTGCTAACAATGGATTGCATGTGCAGCTAAACAATTCTACTGATGAGTTGAAGAATGTGGTCAAGGATAGTTTCTGCAGGAAGAACCTCCTGTCAGTCTCCACCAATAATGACCAGGCCTCTTTGAGCCAGTCAGCACGGTACTTGCCGAACAATTATTTGATGTCCAATACTTCTCAGCAGAAGAAAGTGTCACCGAGATCATTTCCATCTTGTGCAGCAGTGCAACCTGACAAGTCTAAAGCCCCAAGTTTGGTAGCCAAGCTCATGGGCCTTGATGGATTGCCCTCACAAAAAGACAACTCTAAAATGAAAGACGAGAAGATTAAGACAGTGAGTTCACCAAGAGCACGGTTTGATATTGAGATGCCCAAGTCACAAAGGCTACAGACACAATTATTTGGAGAGGAGTCTGGTTCTGATGCGGAGATGCCTAGGTCAGAAAAGCTAGCACCAGAACATCACAATGTTCGGATGTATTATACTAATTCACAGAAGGGCATCGCTCCTTCATATAATACTGTAGTGCCTAATGAGATCAGACCAATGAAATCAAGTCACAGAGAGAGAAACATTGAGCAGGCTCGACCGAAATCCCCAAAAGAAGTCAAGATTGCTGCACCTACAAGCAGAAAGCAGCAGATCAAGGAGACAACTGAGGTCAATAGGAGAACCAGGGAGAAACAAAAATCTAATTCAACTTcacgaaacagaggagggagagaggatGCAAAGGCTAAAACAGTAGCAGCATCTCGTAATGCTAAAGTGGTGAAAAATTCTGATAAGAAATCAGTATCAAGTAGCAGTCGCTCTTGTGACTTAGTGAAGCCTGTCTTACAGAGAACACATAATAACTCCAGAGCGAAGACAGTATCCAGGAGAAATGTCAAGAGTTCAATTATTGATGAGTTAGTG GCATATGAGATACAAAGGGAGATCTTTCATGTACTAGATCAGATTGACGGTCCATCCACTGAACATAGTGCAACACCTAGCAATGAAAGCTATCCAAATGCCGATTGGGAGGCAGAATCTTCCGTGGACG ATATTCAGAAAGACTTTTGGGAATCCAATGAAGTTTTGCTATCTACCAGAGATGCTGAAAGAATCAGTTCAACTGATGGAGATGCTACTCACCCATCATCAACAGACATAACACCTATAATGGAAGCTGAGATAAAAGATGAGATCATTTTGCTTCTCCTAAGTGATAAGTCTTTCCTCAGCAGAGCAGGCAAACTCATAGGCATCGATGTGTATGAGCATCCGAGCAACCAACATGATGGAATTTCCGAGGTTGAAATGAAAACCCATAGGATCTATTTGGACACAGCAGTAGAGCAGCTGGAACGAAAACATCAGCAGCAAAATAGTCTGTGTTGCACTGGATTTCAGGGCCAGAAATGCAGAGCAACAGCATATTTCTCATTGGAGGAATTGCTAAGAGAGATCAGCAACGGGATTACGAAGCTGAATAGCTATTCCGACAGAGACGACGCGGGTGGCACGAAAGATTGCCTGGACATGAAGCTGGAGAGAGATCTCAGGTTCTCAGATGAGTCGATCAATGGTGTGTGGGACATGGGCTGGCAGAATTTTATCTGCACGGAAGAAACAGAGTGCTTCATCAGAGATGCTGGGGAGGACATTCTGTCGTTGCTTATTGAGGAAGTTGCTTTGGACATGTGCATTCACTGA